The Gemmatimonadota bacterium DH-78 region GGAGAATCCCGACGTCACGCCGGTGCGCCGGTCGCGCGCGGCGAGCACCTCGGGCGGTACCCACTCCGCAACCGCGCGGCGAAGCAGCATCTTCGTTTCCGACTCCGCCACGCGGTCCGAGACGGGCCGCCGGAGCGCGAAGTCGATCACCCGCGGGTCGAGCAGCGGCGACCGGGCCACCACGCCTTCGCGCAGGAGCACCCCGCGCATGTACGACCCGCCCCAGGCCAGCGCCGGCACGGTCACGTAGAGCATGTTCTCGGCCTGCGCGGCCGAGGCGGCCGGGAGCTCTTCAAGCACGGCGAGGTCTCGCTCGCGCAGACCGTGCTCGCGCACGAATCGCTCCGGCACCCAGGGCACCCGGGCGAGCTCCATGTGATGGCGGGGCACGTTGCGCCCGGAGAGACCTTCGATGGCCTTCGCCGCCCCCGCCGGCAGCAGGGGCACCAGGGCGTGCCGCACCAGGTAGCGCCAACCCAGTGGACGACGCGCGCGGGCACGCCGCAGGGCCGCGCCGACTCTCATCGCGCGCAGGTCGTCGGCCATGACGACATCCGACACCTGGAAGAGGTTGTCGCCCCCGCACCCGTCGAGGGCCACCCGGGCCCCGACGCGGCGGCTGCCGCGCGCGAGCTCGACGTTCCACAGCTCGTACAGATGAGCCGGGGGCTCGTCGGAGCGGCCGGCCCGGGCGGGAAGGCCCTCCACCAGGGGGATGCGCTCGCTGTCGATCCATTCCACCGGTGCGCCCCATCGCCCCGCCGTGGCCTCGATCCAGGGGGTCTCCCACCCCGGGTCGCCGTCCGGATAGCGGATCGACACGGGTCGCAGATCGCGGTCGTCGCCGAGCGTCTCGGCGAGTGCCGCCCGACCGGCGCCGAACACCGCCGTGGAGTCCCACCCTCCGCTCATCCAGACGCTGGTCGTTCCGGATCCCATCCGCTCGCGCACCACCTGGCGCAGCAGGATGCCGAACTCTTCGGCGGCCTCCTCCAGACCGAGCGGCGCTGGATCGGGTGCATCGGGGGGACTCCAGTAGCGCCGCACCGCGGTGCCGGCCTCGTCGTGCGCGAACAGAAAGCCGGGCCGGAGGGCCTCCACGCCGGCGTAGGCGGTGTGCGTGCCCATGGAGAGCAGGGTGCCCGCCACCTGGGCGCCGAGGTCGGCGAGATCGAGATCGCTCTCGCTCCCCCGCAGGAGTGCGAGTGCGCGGGACGACGAGGCCAGGGCCACGCCCCCCTCGATGCGGGTGTGGAAGAGCGGCCGACTTCCGACCGGGTCGCGCGCCGCCACGAGTCGACGGCGCTCCGTGTCGAACACCACGAAGGCGAAGTCTCCGACCAGGTGATCCACCAGCGCCTCGCCCCACACCCGCCACGCGGCGGCGATCCAGTGCGCCGGGTCGGAGCCCCGAGGCTCGTCGCCCCGCGCGGCCAGATCGCCCCGCAGCCGGGCGAGGTCGTAGAGGGTGGCGTCGGCGGCCACCAGAAGGCCGGCCTCGCGGAGCACCCCTGTGGAGCCGGCGAGATCGGGGCTCCGCTGCCAGGCGCGCCGAGCGACTCCGAGCACCCCCTCTCCGGTGGGCACGAGTTCGGCATCCTCTCCTCCGAATTCGCGGACCCGCGTCCACGCCCGGCGCATGCGCTCCGGTGCCGGAGGAGCACCCCGGGTTGCGAGGATCCCACTCACCGGAGCCTCACCCGGTCAGGCTCGAGAAGTCGTCGAGCACGGTGAAGTCGGCCACGTGCTCGGCCGTGTCGCCCACGACCCGTCCCTCGAGCTCGAGCCAGGCGTGGGCCTCGAAGGCACCGCCTCGACGCCGCACCCCGACGCGGACGACCGACCGGAGAATGCCGTGCCGGTGGGCGAGATCCTCGAGAGCGATGGCCCGCACGAGGCAGGTCGGGCGGAAGAGGCCGTAATCGGACGCCCTCCGCACGGACACGGCGATGCGATCGAGACGGTGGAAGTCGGCGGGGGTGGTCGCCGCAGACGGGTCCGCGCGGTCGGGCACGGCGCGGAGGAGGTCGCCCCGAGGGCGGGTTCTCAGCGCCCGCCGGGCGCGCAGCAGGGCGCGCTGGGCGTCGATCAGGTCGAGGGCACCGCGACCGCCGAGCCGGCGGAGCTTGCGGACGAGGGCCCGCGGCGAGACCGGGGGCACCG contains the following coding sequences:
- a CDS encoding asparagine synthase-related protein is translated as MRRAWTRVREFGGEDAELVPTGEGVLGVARRAWQRSPDLAGSTGVLREAGLLVAADATLYDLARLRGDLAARGDEPRGSDPAHWIAAAWRVWGEALVDHLVGDFAFVVFDTERRRLVAARDPVGSRPLFHTRIEGGVALASSSRALALLRGSESDLDLADLGAQVAGTLLSMGTHTAYAGVEALRPGFLFAHDEAGTAVRRYWSPPDAPDPAPLGLEEAAEEFGILLRQVVRERMGSGTTSVWMSGGWDSTAVFGAGRAALAETLGDDRDLRPVSIRYPDGDPGWETPWIEATAGRWGAPVEWIDSERIPLVEGLPARAGRSDEPPAHLYELWNVELARGSRRVGARVALDGCGGDNLFQVSDVVMADDLRAMRVGAALRRARARRPLGWRYLVRHALVPLLPAGAAKAIEGLSGRNVPRHHMELARVPWVPERFVREHGLRERDLAVLEELPAASAAQAENMLYVTVPALAWGGSYMRGVLLREGVVARSPLLDPRVIDFALRRPVSDRVAESETKMLLRRAVAEWVPPEVLAARDRRTGVTSGFSARRMRAELPALLDRLEAEPLRLADLGIVEPRRFGEAVAVWRSGGGDHLRSDLFAALRVEFWLRGRDHG
- a CDS encoding lasso peptide biosynthesis B2 protein, producing the protein MPPVSPRALVRKLRRLGGRGALDLIDAQRALLRARRALRTRPRGDLLRAVPDRADPSAATTPADFHRLDRIAVSVRRASDYGLFRPTCLVRAIALEDLAHRHGILRSVVRVGVRRRGGAFEAHAWLELEGRVVGDTAEHVADFTVLDDFSSLTG